A window of Mucilaginibacter paludis DSM 18603 contains these coding sequences:
- a CDS encoding TlpA disulfide reductase family protein, with the protein MSNKKALIIAGSIFFLSVAFHHQSVAQLATPADSTKKYLNRLVASGSPSDKIALNQQLQQLAASNNEADMILAANYYYRLKNARAADSISKEQVRKFPEGMQARNLDQQAIYNEKGAANMEMAYQKWIKKFPPQKFPSLPLGEDRVIYDYARSSIAVAYAKEKNTPKAIYYAGLLEADFWKGNGYSGLAEVFYKNGDLANADIFVKKALESAATFTDGKKGDSNAAKFAASGYPNLCSTYAKILYDEKKYAESLKYLEMAVKSSAEPSPDINFRYAQTLMALNRNQEAFDKMDAAVKSGKANQEMSDLFKTLYIKVKGSDTGFGAYEAAIKKGITENLQKKLNKEMVDEPAAQFTLTDLKGNQVSLADLKGKVVVLDFWATWCGPCKASFPAMQMAVNKYQNDPKVKFLFIHTWEKSATPVDDAKAFIASMKYNFDVLMDLKDPETKENKVVSSYKVYGIPAKFVIDTNGKIRFKLTGFDGSKEAAVEEVSMMIEMAKSKS; encoded by the coding sequence ATGAGCAATAAAAAAGCATTGATCATAGCAGGAAGCATCTTCTTTTTATCGGTAGCATTTCATCATCAGTCGGTTGCGCAATTGGCCACGCCTGCTGACAGTACGAAAAAGTACCTGAATAGATTAGTGGCATCAGGCTCTCCATCTGATAAGATAGCTTTAAACCAACAGTTACAGCAATTAGCGGCAAGTAACAACGAAGCCGATATGATTTTGGCCGCCAATTACTATTACCGTTTAAAAAACGCGAGAGCTGCGGATTCCATCAGCAAAGAACAAGTAAGAAAATTTCCGGAAGGAATGCAAGCCCGGAATTTAGATCAACAAGCTATTTACAACGAAAAAGGTGCAGCCAATATGGAGATGGCTTACCAAAAATGGATTAAAAAGTTTCCGCCTCAAAAGTTCCCTTCTCTTCCTTTAGGAGAAGACAGGGTAATTTATGATTATGCACGGAGCAGCATTGCCGTTGCTTATGCTAAGGAAAAAAACACGCCCAAAGCTATTTATTATGCTGGTTTACTGGAAGCTGATTTTTGGAAAGGCAATGGTTACAGCGGCTTAGCAGAGGTGTTTTATAAAAATGGCGATTTGGCTAATGCAGATATCTTCGTAAAAAAAGCATTGGAAAGCGCAGCCACTTTTACCGATGGCAAAAAAGGCGATAGCAACGCAGCTAAATTTGCGGCATCGGGCTATCCGAATTTGTGCAGTACCTATGCTAAAATTTTGTATGATGAGAAGAAATATGCCGAATCATTAAAATACCTTGAAATGGCCGTTAAAAGTAGCGCGGAACCAAGTCCAGACATTAATTTCAGATACGCCCAAACCTTAATGGCGCTTAACCGCAACCAGGAAGCTTTTGATAAAATGGATGCAGCCGTAAAATCGGGCAAGGCAAACCAGGAGATGTCGGACCTGTTTAAAACCTTATACATTAAGGTAAAGGGCAGCGACACCGGTTTTGGAGCTTATGAAGCCGCAATAAAAAAGGGTATCACCGAAAACCTGCAAAAAAAACTGAACAAGGAAATGGTAGACGAACCAGCAGCCCAGTTCACCTTAACCGACCTGAAAGGTAACCAAGTATCCTTAGCCGATTTAAAGGGCAAAGTTGTAGTGCTCGATTTTTGGGCCACCTGGTGCGGCCCCTGCAAAGCATCCTTCCCGGCCATGCAAATGGCAGTTAACAAATACCAGAACGACCCCAAGGTAAAGTTTTTATTTATTCATACCTGGGAAAAATCAGCCACGCCGGTTGATGATGCCAAAGCTTTCATTGCAAGCATGAAATATAATTTTGATGTATTGATGGACCTGAAAGATCCTGAAACCAAAGAAAACAAGGTGGTAAGCAGCTACAAAGTATACGGCATACCGGCCAAGTTTGTAATTGATACCAACGGCAAAATCCGTTTTAAACTAACCGGTTTCGACGGTAGTAAGGAAGCCGCCGTTGAAGAGGTTTCCATGATGATAGAGATGGCCAAAAGCAAATCTTAA
- a CDS encoding SusC/RagA family TonB-linked outer membrane protein, with the protein MKLIFTLIVVGCLSVSASVRSQDVRMSLNVKDAAISKVIKAIEKSTPYKFVYNNNLFPADTKVDVVANNISVANILNSVLQNTGFTYQVLNNNLIVLTKSDKISQVQRISGIVTDQNDLPLPGVTVRLKLDKNSSTATDINGHFHIDVNNPKDMMIFNFIGYNTLELPIPQGGNIRVKMVQATNTLNEVQYIGYGTTTKRANTGAVSSITAVDLGKETVTNPLTALQGRIAGMQITQDNGLPGAGVRVNIRGAGSASTGGLSYYTGFAPLYIIDGVPFTLVNASSPPSDNLNAAGTSGASGAISPFSIINPEDIDRIDVLKDADATAIYGSRGANGVVLITTKKGTKGRTVVNVNAYQGIEKVGHFLDMMNTQQYLAMRKEAFANAGVTPTASNALDLTVWDQNAYTDWQKYFIGGTSNLTNATATVSGGSAQNTFLFSSTYRKEGTVFPGDYSASTYSSRLNAGHKSENNRFNIDLSVSYTYMNNNLPNTDLSTLYSLPPNYPLYNANGSANWTLTNPLSYFLKQYAAQTANLLSNLNLGYTVLPGLKLKANLGYTLTTIHQTNTNPASSQNPATANSATTSSLIYTNNATNNFIVEPQAEYQKVLGKGNLNLVVGTTFQHTKSDGLYLTGTGFNTEALINSIFAASSITSSNYNNYSEYNYNAFFGRLNYTWNEKYIVDGTFRRDGSSKFGPAHRFGNFGALGAAWIFTQESFLKPLDFLSFGKLRASYGTTGNDQIPSYQYIATDRVVSGTSTYQGNTILVQSNIANPDLHWETTKKFDAALELGFLKDRILLKTDFYRNRTSGLLTYQTLPAQTTYNSVVTNLPAVVQNQGWEFELNTINIVKKDLRWTSSINLTFNRSKLISYPNLATSSYSSSYFIGMPLDLTMLYHFTGVNPQTGLPTFQTANGTPNYSTDRIPAPYGHPYYGGISNTITYKSFQLDFTFQFNHRNGFLNNTLTGNYSPYGYTYANQSVAVLNRWRNPGDVSPLPMASVTPNSLYSTLASSDYNWGDASYIKFKTLSLSYSLPKQWVKHIGMSSVSVYGQGQNLLTWAKQKYTYDPETTLPGTGVALGTGNYIAFPQLRTMVLGLNCSF; encoded by the coding sequence ATGAAATTAATTTTCACACTGATTGTTGTAGGTTGCCTGTCGGTTTCAGCCAGTGTACGTTCGCAAGATGTACGTATGTCGCTGAATGTTAAGGATGCCGCAATTAGCAAAGTGATTAAAGCGATAGAAAAAAGCACACCCTATAAATTTGTTTATAATAACAATTTATTCCCGGCAGACACCAAGGTAGATGTAGTGGCAAACAACATCAGCGTTGCCAACATATTAAATTCTGTTTTACAAAATACAGGCTTTACCTACCAGGTACTCAACAATAACCTCATCGTTTTAACAAAATCGGACAAGATATCCCAGGTGCAGCGCATCAGCGGTATAGTTACCGATCAAAATGATCTTCCACTACCCGGTGTTACCGTAAGGCTTAAGCTCGATAAAAATTCAAGTACTGCTACTGATATCAATGGGCACTTTCATATCGATGTGAACAATCCTAAGGATATGATGATCTTTAATTTTATCGGATATAACACACTGGAATTACCCATCCCCCAAGGCGGAAATATCCGTGTTAAAATGGTACAGGCGACCAACACTTTAAACGAAGTGCAATATATTGGCTACGGTACCACAACTAAACGTGCCAATACCGGAGCTGTAAGTTCAATTACCGCCGTAGATTTAGGTAAAGAAACCGTAACCAACCCTTTAACCGCTTTGCAGGGCCGGATAGCCGGTATGCAAATTACCCAGGATAATGGTTTGCCAGGCGCTGGTGTAAGGGTAAATATAAGGGGGGCCGGTAGCGCCTCCACAGGAGGATTAAGCTATTATACAGGTTTTGCACCTTTATATATTATTGATGGCGTACCCTTTACTTTAGTAAATGCAAGTTCTCCCCCTTCTGATAACCTCAATGCCGCCGGTACCAGCGGCGCAAGTGGTGCTATCAGCCCTTTTAGCATTATAAATCCAGAAGATATCGATCGTATCGATGTGTTGAAAGATGCCGATGCCACTGCAATTTATGGTTCGCGGGGTGCAAATGGAGTAGTATTAATCACGACGAAAAAAGGCACTAAAGGCCGAACTGTTGTTAATGTAAATGCCTATCAAGGTATTGAAAAGGTAGGCCACTTTTTAGATATGATGAATACTCAACAGTATTTAGCCATGCGGAAAGAAGCCTTTGCCAATGCTGGTGTTACGCCAACGGCTTCAAATGCTTTAGATTTAACCGTATGGGATCAGAATGCATATACCGACTGGCAAAAATACTTTATCGGTGGAACTTCAAACCTAACCAATGCTACAGCAACGGTTTCTGGTGGCAGCGCACAAAATACTTTTCTATTTAGCTCAACCTATCGTAAAGAAGGCACCGTTTTTCCGGGGGATTATAGCGCCAGTACTTATTCAAGCAGATTAAATGCCGGCCACAAAAGCGAGAACAATCGATTCAATATCGACCTATCGGTTAGTTATACTTACATGAACAATAATTTGCCCAATACTGACCTTTCTACACTATATTCGCTGCCGCCTAATTACCCACTGTATAATGCTAATGGCTCTGCCAACTGGACTTTAACCAATCCTCTATCTTATTTTTTAAAACAGTACGCGGCACAAACTGCCAATTTACTCAGCAATTTAAATTTGGGCTATACTGTTTTACCTGGATTAAAGCTTAAGGCCAATTTAGGGTATACCTTAACCACAATACACCAAACAAATACTAACCCCGCCAGTTCGCAAAATCCGGCAACAGCAAACTCTGCAACAACAAGTAGCCTTATATATACCAATAACGCAACCAACAACTTTATTGTTGAACCGCAAGCCGAATATCAAAAAGTTTTAGGTAAAGGCAATTTAAACTTGGTTGTAGGAACAACTTTTCAACATACAAAATCAGATGGTCTTTATTTAACCGGAACGGGTTTTAACACCGAGGCGCTTATTAATTCAATATTTGCGGCAAGTTCCATTACATCATCAAATTATAACAATTATTCTGAGTATAATTATAATGCTTTTTTTGGCAGGCTCAATTATACCTGGAACGAGAAATATATCGTCGATGGTACTTTCAGACGTGATGGATCTTCAAAGTTCGGCCCGGCGCACCGATTTGGTAATTTCGGGGCGCTTGGTGCAGCCTGGATATTTACGCAAGAAAGCTTTTTAAAACCGCTGGACTTTTTAAGCTTTGGTAAACTGCGCGCCAGCTACGGTACAACAGGCAACGATCAAATTCCATCCTATCAATACATCGCAACAGATAGGGTAGTGAGCGGAACATCTACCTATCAGGGTAATACCATATTGGTTCAAAGCAATATAGCTAATCCCGACTTACATTGGGAAACTACCAAAAAATTTGATGCCGCTCTTGAATTAGGGTTCTTAAAAGATCGTATTTTATTAAAGACGGATTTTTACCGCAACCGAACCAGCGGTTTACTAACCTACCAAACGCTACCGGCTCAAACAACTTACAACAGCGTTGTAACAAACTTGCCTGCTGTAGTACAAAACCAGGGATGGGAATTTGAATTAAACACGATCAATATTGTAAAAAAAGATTTAAGATGGACCTCGTCGATTAATTTAACTTTTAACCGTAGTAAGTTAATTTCATATCCAAATCTGGCTACATCATCTTATAGCAGTTCATATTTTATCGGAATGCCCCTGGATCTGACTATGCTGTACCATTTTACCGGTGTTAACCCTCAAACAGGTTTACCAACATTCCAGACAGCAAACGGCACACCTAATTACAGTACTGATAGAATACCTGCTCCTTATGGCCACCCTTATTATGGCGGCATCAGCAATACAATTACTTATAAAAGTTTTCAGTTAGATTTTACTTTCCAGTTTAACCATCGTAACGGATTTTTGAACAACACCTTAACGGGCAACTACAGTCCGTATGGCTATACCTATGCCAATCAAAGCGTAGCTGTTTTAAACAGGTGGAGAAATCCAGGAGATGTTTCGCCTTTGCCAATGGCCAGCGTGACTCCAAATTCACTATATAGCACATTAGCATCTTCAGACTATAACTGGGGCGATGCTTCATATATCAAGTTCAAAACCTTGAGCTTGTCTTATTCGCTGCCTAAACAATGGGTTAAACATATCGGCATGTCGTCTGTATCAGTGTACGGACAGGGGCAAAATTTATTAACATGGGCAAAACAAAAATATACTTATGACCCCGAAACCACATTGCCTGGTACGGGTGTAGCTTTAGGCACAGGTAATTACATTGCCTTCCCTCAGTTGCGCACAATGGTTTTAGGTCTTAACTGTTCATTTTAA
- a CDS encoding TlpA disulfide reductase family protein has translation MKTNIILLAILASASVALSSFQYQPPGFKITGKITGLTDGKVYLEHTLNKQTFTDSTLAKNGTFVFEGTTAEPLLYTVKIGNRQQKVFFVENANITLTGSKDSLYKASVRGSKTQDEYMDFYDVAWKPITAKAGDIYRRLAIANQNGKIKLDSASHKPFDDEFAALDQLNQTIVSQYVASHTHSVAAAVVIQDRFINFPNYDVAAKLFTLLTDNVKNSYYGKEVKARLDLASKTAVGKMAPQFVMNDTTGKAVKLSDYKGQYVLIDFWASWCGPCRAENPNVVKVYQKYHAKGLEIIGVSLDGKKEAWLKAIHADKLTWQHVSDLKGWQNAVALQYGISAVPQNFLLDKEGKIIATNLRGKDLEVKMAQVLAAN, from the coding sequence TTGAAAACAAACATCATCTTACTGGCCATTTTAGCAAGTGCTTCTGTAGCCCTTTCCTCGTTTCAATACCAGCCTCCCGGTTTTAAAATCACCGGAAAAATTACCGGCTTAACAGATGGTAAAGTATACCTGGAACATACCCTAAATAAACAGACTTTTACCGACTCGACTTTGGCAAAAAATGGCACGTTTGTTTTTGAAGGCACTACAGCTGAACCTTTGCTTTATACTGTTAAAATAGGTAACAGGCAGCAAAAGGTATTTTTTGTTGAGAATGCCAATATCACTCTTACCGGCAGTAAAGATTCGTTGTACAAAGCTTCCGTAAGGGGCTCAAAAACGCAAGACGAGTACATGGATTTTTATGACGTTGCCTGGAAACCAATCACAGCCAAAGCTGGAGATATTTATCGCAGGTTGGCTATTGCAAACCAAAATGGCAAAATCAAGCTCGATTCGGCAAGCCATAAACCTTTTGATGATGAATTTGCGGCATTGGATCAATTGAACCAAACTATAGTAAGCCAATATGTGGCATCCCACACGCATTCCGTAGCGGCAGCAGTGGTTATCCAGGACAGGTTTATCAACTTTCCTAATTACGATGTAGCCGCCAAGCTATTTACCTTATTAACCGACAATGTAAAAAACTCGTATTACGGTAAAGAAGTAAAAGCCCGGTTAGACTTGGCCTCCAAAACAGCTGTCGGAAAAATGGCACCCCAATTTGTCATGAACGACACCACGGGCAAGGCCGTTAAATTATCCGACTATAAAGGCCAATATGTATTGATTGATTTTTGGGCAAGCTGGTGCGGACCCTGCCGTGCAGAAAACCCTAACGTGGTTAAGGTATACCAAAAATACCATGCTAAAGGTTTAGAGATCATTGGCGTATCGCTGGATGGCAAAAAGGAGGCCTGGCTCAAAGCCATTCATGCCGATAAGCTCACCTGGCAGCATGTATCTGATTTAAAGGGATGGCAAAATGCGGTTGCTTTGCAATATGGCATATCGGCCGTGCCACAAAACTTTTTGCTGGATAAGGAAGGTAAAATTATAGCCACCAATTTACGCGGTAAAGATCTGGAAGTTAAAATGGCCCAGGTTTTAGCAGCCAATTAA
- a CDS encoding RagB/SusD family nutrient uptake outer membrane protein, translating to MKLKYIIVKKRILSVILLVSFAFASCEKFVATDIAPTLVVVDDIYKTDGSATAAVLAMYSYSNTTALLGYSSYLGGLDADELQYTGSTATLLEFAASNVSSANSTSESYLWTYPYYIIGQANLAIDGLTKSTTITTALKNQLLGEAKFFRAFAFFHLVNYFGGVPLSLSATQIDNAYLPRATADAVWAQIIVDLKDAQALLPTAYAGTIAQKARVNKWAATAFLARVYLYNKDYINAEAQATQVISSGTYSLDALSNVFINTSNETILQFNTIYGYSTFGPNYRTTSSAANVQPPVLVLYPTFTKSFEAGDNRKTNWVDSTTFNAIKYYRINKYKLLTGVATNPGNEFNVVLRLAEQYLIRAEARAQQLNISGAQADLNMVRNRAGLANTTAATQGPLLTAIAAERKVELFGELGHRWFDLKRTGQADAVIGALKPTTWKSTAVLLPIPYNQIILNKNLTQNPGYSN from the coding sequence ATGAAATTGAAATATATCATAGTAAAAAAGCGTATACTGTCAGTCATTTTATTGGTAAGCTTCGCTTTCGCATCTTGCGAAAAGTTTGTAGCTACCGATATAGCACCCACGTTGGTTGTAGTTGACGATATTTATAAAACAGATGGTAGCGCTACAGCCGCTGTTTTGGCCATGTATTCCTATTCAAACACAACAGCGTTGTTGGGATATAGCAGCTATTTAGGCGGACTTGATGCGGATGAATTACAATATACCGGCTCAACCGCTACTTTATTGGAATTTGCAGCCTCAAATGTAAGCTCAGCAAACAGCACATCCGAAAGTTATCTGTGGACTTATCCATACTATATTATAGGCCAGGCCAACCTGGCCATAGATGGTTTAACAAAATCAACCACAATAACAACTGCTCTTAAAAACCAACTACTTGGCGAAGCCAAGTTTTTCAGGGCATTTGCTTTTTTTCATCTTGTAAATTATTTTGGCGGAGTGCCTTTATCGTTAAGTGCAACACAAATTGATAATGCTTATTTACCGAGAGCAACAGCAGATGCAGTTTGGGCACAAATTATAGTTGATTTAAAAGATGCCCAGGCTTTATTGCCGACAGCATACGCCGGAACAATCGCACAAAAGGCACGCGTAAATAAATGGGCTGCCACCGCATTCCTTGCCCGCGTCTATCTGTACAACAAAGATTATATTAATGCCGAAGCGCAAGCTACACAGGTAATCAGTTCCGGGACCTATAGTTTGGATGCCCTAAGCAACGTATTTATCAATACCAGTAACGAAACGATATTGCAGTTTAACACTATTTATGGTTATTCTACATTCGGTCCAAACTATCGTACTACATCATCTGCAGCTAACGTGCAGCCGCCTGTTCTTGTACTATATCCAACTTTCACCAAATCGTTTGAAGCCGGGGATAACCGCAAAACCAACTGGGTAGATTCAACAACCTTTAATGCAATAAAATATTATCGCATCAATAAATACAAACTTCTAACCGGTGTCGCAACTAACCCCGGTAACGAATTTAACGTAGTTTTACGCCTGGCCGAGCAATACTTAATCCGTGCCGAGGCAAGGGCGCAGCAGCTTAATATATCAGGCGCTCAGGCAGATTTAAACATGGTGCGTAACCGGGCAGGCTTGGCTAATACAACGGCCGCCACACAAGGCCCGCTTTTAACCGCTATTGCCGCTGAAAGGAAAGTTGAGCTATTTGGCGAACTTGGGCACCGCTGGTTCGATTTAAAACGTACAGGCCAGGCAGATGCCGTGATTGGCGCATTAAAGCCAACCACCTGGAAATCAACCGCCGTTTTACTGCCTATCCCCTACAACCAGATCATCCTGAATAAAAACCTGACACAAAATCCAGGTTATAGTAATTAA